From Acidobacteriota bacterium, a single genomic window includes:
- a CDS encoding AAA family ATPase, producing MRWAELLDVLTDSDRKREVVVERATETERLALFLLRREGWAAQIAPREVRHYSFEVSKPGARSAIELRNQRAKVHLGQIERFLDFLSSPNPKNLSTGLFISTSGFTPSVYAYMREEKISNLQLAIMRDNQLIFDCERIDSAEERDRPIYIGVFTCKGGVGKTTISAHLAGAFAMNGYDVALIDLDHQQNLRKILGDGVYLPATRGNFGSVVSVLTKDEWSEGDYRETKIVVCDCNPEFESNPREYIQKFDYCIVPTTLNPLGINKNADVIKRTLASIRRENQKAELFVLINSLQTDEPNRNRLLNEALKTQFKVMRETDSRLHYIDPAECAIRFSKQLLYWGYHLFDGSKPQLAFRTVGRYSYPRMDFLKLVDQLEMHTEVEKAKRAGA from the coding sequence ATGCGCTGGGCCGAGTTGCTTGATGTACTGACGGACTCGGACAGGAAAAGAGAAGTGGTTGTCGAACGCGCGACGGAAACCGAGCGCCTTGCGCTTTTCTTGTTGCGTCGCGAAGGTTGGGCCGCACAGATCGCACCGCGCGAAGTTCGCCATTATTCGTTTGAGGTGTCGAAACCGGGGGCGCGGTCGGCGATCGAACTCCGCAACCAGCGGGCCAAAGTTCATCTCGGACAGATCGAACGCTTCCTCGATTTCCTTTCAAGTCCAAATCCCAAAAACCTCTCGACCGGACTTTTCATTTCAACGAGCGGGTTTACGCCGTCTGTTTACGCGTATATGCGCGAGGAGAAGATCTCGAATCTGCAACTCGCGATAATGCGCGACAATCAATTGATTTTCGATTGCGAACGCATCGACTCGGCCGAGGAGCGCGACCGCCCGATCTACATCGGGGTTTTTACCTGCAAAGGCGGAGTCGGGAAAACGACGATCTCGGCGCATCTCGCCGGCGCGTTCGCAATGAATGGTTACGATGTCGCGCTGATCGATCTCGATCACCAGCAGAATTTGCGCAAGATCCTCGGCGACGGAGTCTATCTGCCGGCGACGCGCGGGAATTTCGGGTCGGTGGTTTCGGTTTTGACCAAAGACGAATGGAGCGAGGGCGATTATCGGGAAACGAAGATCGTTGTTTGCGACTGCAATCCTGAGTTCGAGTCGAATCCGAGAGAATATATTCAGAAATTCGATTACTGCATCGTTCCGACGACGCTCAATCCGCTCGGGATCAACAAGAACGCGGATGTCATCAAACGAACCCTGGCATCGATCCGCCGGGAGAATCAAAAGGCCGAGTTGTTCGTGCTCATCAATTCGCTTCAAACCGATGAGCCGAATCGCAACAGACTCCTGAACGAGGCCCTCAAGACACAGTTCAAAGTGATGCGGGAAACCGATTCACGGCTTCACTACATCGACCCCGCGGAATGCGCGATCAGATTCTCGAAGCAATTGCTTTACTGGGGATATCATCTTTTCGACGGCAGCAAGCCGCAACTCGCGTTCCGAACCGTCGGGCGTTATTCATACCCACGGATGGACTTTCTCAAGTTGGTCGACCAACTCGAAATGCACACCGAAGTCGAGAAAGCAAAGCGCGCCGGAGCATGA
- the bcp gene encoding thioredoxin-dependent thiol peroxidase: MLKVGEIAPDFTAKDENGSDVSLSGLRGKRVALFFYPKDDTPGUTKEACSFRDANDKLSENNITAIGVSLDNEKKHLKFIAKYGLTSTLIADAEHQVSELYGVYGEKKFMGKTYMGITRKTFLIDEDGKIVHIFDKVNVENHATEVLAAFGENA, from the coding sequence ATGCTGAAAGTTGGAGAAATTGCGCCGGATTTTACGGCGAAGGACGAAAACGGCTCCGACGTTTCTCTTTCGGGTCTCCGCGGCAAGCGTGTCGCGCTCTTTTTCTACCCGAAAGACGATACGCCTGGCTGAACGAAAGAAGCATGTTCGTTTCGTGATGCAAACGACAAACTTTCGGAAAACAACATTACCGCGATAGGAGTTTCGCTCGACAACGAGAAAAAGCACCTGAAATTCATCGCCAAATATGGCCTGACCTCAACTCTGATCGCCGATGCCGAACATCAGGTCAGCGAACTCTACGGAGTTTACGGCGAGAAGAAGTTTATGGGCAAGACCTATATGGGTATTACGCGCAAGACCTTTCTGATCGACGAAGACGGTAAGATCGTCCATATCTTCGATAAGGTCAACGTCGAAAACCACGCCACCGAGGTCCTCGCGGCGTTTGGCGAAAACGCATAG
- a CDS encoding glycosyltransferase family 9 protein yields the protein MIQGPTIDWKDVKRVLVVRLRSIGDTVLITPTLSALRRHLPDAKIDVLLEDWVAPILDGFDAVDDVLSFSKSSKRSRFAVAREIRRRKYDVAINLHGGTTSTFFVRVSGAPHRVGYGHYRYKFLYNHLLTSSADFWRRPVTHSAEQHLALVGSVGIPVEDRPKTSLAVTESAVAAIDSRLRGFRDSGVMDSRIPDSGIPDSRFEDSGLKTQDSKFRSSDSDSDLKDPKSKIQIPKSKIAMFHPVAAFATKQWATEKFARVAEFLDVRGYRVVAVGAPTERGQLELLKSIASSPIEIFSDLALPEITALAARASLFVGNDSGIAHIASAVGCPSVVIFGSSNRDHWRPWTDAPHRIVYEPFDCQPCAGYRCEKYVSPRCIESVGTASLTAAIESLLS from the coding sequence ATGATTCAGGGTCCAACGATCGACTGGAAAGACGTTAAACGCGTGCTCGTCGTGCGTCTGCGCTCGATCGGCGACACGGTCCTGATAACGCCGACGCTCAGCGCGCTTCGCCGTCATTTGCCTGACGCGAAGATCGATGTTTTGCTCGAAGACTGGGTCGCGCCGATTCTCGATGGGTTTGATGCGGTGGACGATGTTCTGAGTTTTTCAAAATCGAGCAAGCGGTCGCGATTTGCGGTCGCCCGCGAGATAAGGCGCCGGAAATACGACGTCGCGATAAACCTGCACGGCGGCACGACGTCGACGTTTTTTGTGCGCGTTTCCGGCGCGCCCCATCGCGTCGGCTATGGTCATTATCGGTACAAGTTTCTTTACAATCATCTGCTCACGTCTTCGGCCGATTTCTGGCGCCGGCCAGTGACGCATTCCGCCGAACAGCACTTGGCCCTCGTCGGATCGGTCGGGATTCCGGTCGAAGACCGGCCAAAGACATCGTTGGCCGTCACGGAGTCTGCCGTTGCTGCGATCGATTCCAGGTTACGGGGATTCCGGGATTCCGGGGTTATGGATTCCAGGATTCCAGATTCCGGGATTCCAGATTCCAGATTCGAGGATTCAGGACTCAAGACCCAAGATTCCAAGTTCCGGAGTTCGGACTCGGACTCGGATTTGAAGGATCCAAAATCCAAAATCCAAATTCCAAAATCCAAAATCGCAATGTTTCATCCCGTTGCGGCGTTTGCGACGAAGCAGTGGGCGACGGAAAAGTTCGCGCGTGTCGCCGAGTTTCTCGACGTGCGCGGTTACCGTGTCGTCGCGGTCGGCGCACCGACCGAACGCGGGCAACTCGAACTACTCAAATCGATCGCTTCCTCGCCGATCGAGATCTTCAGCGACCTCGCTTTGCCGGAGATCACGGCACTCGCCGCCCGCGCGTCGCTTTTTGTCGGCAACGATTCAGGCATCGCGCATATAGCCTCGGCCGTCGGTTGCCCTTCGGTCGTGATTTTCGGTTCGTCGAACCGCGATCACTGGCGTCCCTGGACCGACGCTCCGCACCGGATCGTGTACGAACCGTTCGACTGCCAACCGTGCGCCGGTTACCGATGCGAGAAATACGTTTCGCCGCGCTGCATCGAATCGGTCGGAACAGCCTCTCTCACTGCCGCGATCGAATCATTGCTATCGTGA
- a CDS encoding Trm112 family protein, with translation MAISPELLEILRCPKCRSEVKIKDDQTGLKCVNPECALVYPIRDEIPVMLVDEATVEK, from the coding sequence ATGGCTATAAGTCCCGAACTTCTCGAAATCCTCCGCTGTCCGAAATGCAGATCGGAAGTGAAGATCAAAGACGACCAAACCGGTCTCAAATGCGTCAATCCTGAATGCGCGCTGGTTTATCCGATCCGCGACGAGATTCCCGTTATGCTCGTCGATGAAGCCACGGTCGAGAAATAG